CACAAACTGTGGGCACACTtaaatatctggcatggacaatagcctttcacgctcccactgctaattgtctcagagcaaggaaggcagaggttagccaaaaggtgaaaataaccatgccccttacagccatcttccccatgggctgggaacactcctgcctggtgccagcaccacagcccagagctgcgccaaaaaatccagtgtgatgggaagtgtttccggcAACACACACACAGGCCCCAATACCTGGTATGGACAATAGCCTTCCGTGAACCCACAACTAATTGTAcaggagctaggaaggcagagctctgtgaaaagggggaaattaacacgccccatacagctatactttcagcaggctgggaacactcctacAGGGCCCTGTGAcctagaacttcccttgggggacggcACTAACTTCTGCTGTAGACACCTTCCCTCAGCACAGGGGGagcaggtggctcatggacaccacctgctgattagttagagaaagtgtactccacaaagctgtaggtctgacaaattagagataagggtttgaaccggtctacaaatcctaaaagaaccctatcaagttaagcaaatgccaagaggtcaaaaacaacagaaaattttaaagcatatgaaaaaacagacaatatggataacctaaacccaaacacccaaatcaaaagatcagaggagacacagtagttggagcaattaatcaaagaactaaagacaaacaatgagatcatggcacaggataataaaggacatgaagaagaccctagaagagcataaagaagaaattgcaagagtaaataaaaaaatacaatcttatggaaataaaagaaactgtcaaccaaattgaaaagattccgGATACTtgcagtacaagactagaggaagctgaacaagtaatcagtgaccttgaggatgacagaatggaaaaatgaaacaacgaaagaaaaaatgggaaaaaaatagaaaaaaatcaaaatggacctcagggatatgatagataatataaaacatccaaatacaagactcattggtgttccagaaggggaagagaagggtaaaggtctagaaagagtattcaaagaaattgttgaggaaaacttcccaaacttcctaaacaacataaatatacaaatcagaaatgcccagagaactccaaatagaataaatccaaaaaaaaaaaaaaaaaaacccattccaagacatattctgattggaTTCtcaatactgaagagaaggagcaagttctgaaagcagcaagagaaaagcaattcaccacttacaaaggaaacagcataagtctaagtagtgactaccaagcagccaccatggaggtgagaaggcagtggcacgacatatttaaaattctgagagagaaaaactgacaaccaagaattctttattcagcaaagctctccttcaaatttgagggagagcttaaatttttcacagacaaacaaatgctgggagaatttgctaacaagagacctgccctactggagatactaaagggaaccctactgacagagaaacaaagaaaggagagagagagatggaaaaaggttcagtactaaagagattcagtatgggtacattaaaggacattaagcgagagagggaaaaaatatatctgacaaagaaaaCCACAAGGTAGGATagctaattcaagaaatgccttcacagtaataacattcaatgtaaatggaataaactccccaattaaaagatatagattggcagaatgggtaaaaaagtatgaaccatcagtGTGtggcatacaagagattcatcttagacacaggaagacaaagaaattgaaagtgaaaggatggaaaaaatatttcatgcaagctacagtcaaaagaaagcaggagtagcaatattaatctcagataaaatagactttacatgcaaggatgttatgagagacaaagaagtccactacatactaataaaaggggcaattcaacaagaagaaagaacaatcataagtgtttatgcacccaaagTGCCAAAAAATACacgagaaaaacactggcaaaactaaaggaagcattggtatttccacaatgattgtgggagacttcaatacatcactctctcttatagatagatcaaccagacagaagaccaataaggaaattgaaaacctaaacaatctgataaatgaattagatttaacagacatatatggaacattacatcccaaatcaccaggatacacattcttctctagtgctcatggaattttctccagaatacatcatatactgggatataaaacaagcctcagtaaatttttaaaaaattgaaattattcaaagcacattctctgaccacaatggaatacaattagaagacaataactatcaaagacttagaaaattcacaaatacctggaggttaaacaacatactcctaaacaatcagtgggttaaagaagaaatagcaagagaaattgctaaatatatagagatgaatgaaaatgagaacacaacatatcaaaacccatgggatgcagcaaaagcggtactgagggggaaatttatagtactaaacacatacatcaaaaaggaataaagagctaaaatcaaagaactaatggagcaactgaagaagctagaaaatgaacagcaaagtaatcctaaatcaagtagaagaaaagaattaacaagggttaaagcagaaataaatgacatagagaacaaaaaaacaatagaataaaaaacaccaaaagttggtttttaagacgatcaacaagattcacaagcccctagacaaactgacaaaatcaaaacgagagaagacccatataaacaaaataatgaatgagaaaggtgacttTACTgcacatcccaaagaaatttaaaaattataatatgaaCAACGGTATGCCAACaagtggataatgtagaggaaatggacaatttcctggaaacatatgaacaacctagactgaccagagaataagtagaagacctcaaccaaccaatcataagcaaagagatctaaccagtcatcaaaaatcttcccacaaataaatgtccagggctggatggcttcacaagggaattctaccaaactttccaaaaagaactgacaccaatcttacttaaactctttcaaaatattgaagaaaatggaacactacctaacattttttattaagctaacatcaatctaacaccaaaaccaggcaaagaagctacaaaaaaggaaaactactggccaatctccttaatgaatatagatgcaaaaatttgcaacaaaatacttgcaaattgaatccaaagacacattaaaaaaatcatacatcttgaccaagtggggttcattctaggtatgcaaggacagttcaacataagaaaatcaatcaatgtattacagcacattaacaaatcacaagagaaaaatcaaatgatcatctaaatagatgctgaaaaagcattcaacaaaatccaacatccctttttgttaaaaacacttcaaaaggtaggaattgaaggaaatttcttcaatatgatacagagcatatatgaaaaactcacagccagcatagtattcaaaggcaagagactgaaagccttccctctaagatcaggaatgagacaagaatgcccgctatcacctctgttattcaacattgtgctagaagtgctagccagggtaatccagcaagacaaagaaataaaaggcatccaaattggaaaggaagaagtaaaattgtcattatttgcagataatatgatcttatatgtggaaaaccctgagaaatcgacaatacagctactagagctaataaacaaatttagcaaagtagcaagatacaagattaatgcacataagtcagtaatgtttctacacacgagaaatgaacaaagtgaaaagacactcatggaaaagataccattttcactagcaactaaaaaaatcaagtacctaggaataaacttaaccaaagacgtaaaagacctatacaaagaaaactacatgactTTGAAGAAAGACTCACTTTTTTTAATGGGTCTAAATACTCAGCCTTCAGGGCAACAAACCACATTGAAGAAAGCTCAGAATGTAAAGCCAGAAAATTTCGAGGTGAGGGTCACCTGTCTACTAGCTGGGGGATGCTGGgaaatttcttaactttttatacTACACTTTATTCAACTGTATATTGcgtaaaaaatacattatttcatcCTCTCATACTTTGATAAGGAAACATTGTTATAGTAGAGAATTACTTGCTTCATTtgaataaatgtatttcaatTATATCCTGAACATCAAAAATGGTTTTTGCATagcaaaatatgcaaaaatatttcataaaatatttcattctacttgataaaagaatattctaaaatgtaaacatttaaaaatattcaataaatttacaaaaggTGATCTCATTTATAACTAAAATATGAAATTCCTATCTGTTATTAACATTAAGAACAACTGTTTTTTCCCTTGAAAAGTTCTGATTAATTGATACACATTGCTAGTCATGTACCTAACTAGATATCTCTTTAATACATTACCTGCCAGAAAAACTTAGAAGTCTAATCTTTTATCCACCCATTTCCAAGTATGATGGACCTCCTGGAAGTATTACTGAACTTCAATTACAGTGCATGAACTAAAGAAATAATTCATAGTTAGACTGCCAAGGGTTCATATTCCTAATCACAAATTTCCGCACAGTCTTTTGAAAGTTATATAGCCTCTTTCagactcagtttccttctcttaaGATAATAATGAAATTACTTAATAttattgaaaggaaaataaggtaaaaattatctacctatctatctaatTTTAGTCATTTGCCTATCATATAGTAAGAACATAACACATTTACCTGCTTTGCAAGTTTCactacacaactatataatatatattacttATTGTGGTAAGCAcaagtctttttcttattttcattaataatattttttattcttggatCTTAAGCAACttcaaatatatttcagaaaaaatgtaatttgaaaattaaagtaCAGTCATTTGAAGGAGACATCCAGTGTttcttaaaacaattttgaaaatacagGAACACTCATCATAGTTTGATGCACTAATGGTTGAATAATAGCTTTGTTCATCAGGACTTCTCATATGTCTAGTGAGGAAAATGAAACCATCAAATTCATCACTTCTTTAACTTAATTTGTCCATCACAGGCTCTCTTTGATACCAACAACAGTGTCTCATGGATTCCCTGGTGGATGGGAACCACACTGCAGTGACAGGGTTCATCCTATTGGGCTTAACAGATGATCCCAAACTTCGCATCATCCTCTTCGTGGTCATCCTATGCATCTACCTGGTGACCGTATCTGGCAATCCCACCACAATCATTCTTATCAGAATCTCTTCTCAGCTCCATCATCCTATGTACTTATTCCTGAGCCACTTGGCTTTTACAGACATAGGCTATTCATCGTCTGTCACTCCCAATATGCTTGCAAACTTCATGGTGGAAAAGAGTACAATTACTTATCTTGGATGTGCTATCCAGCTTGGTTTGGTCGTCTTCTTTGGGACATCTGAGTGCTTCCTTCTGGCAGCTATGGCATATGATCGCTTTGTGGCAATCTGCAACCCACTGCTTTATTCAACCAAAATGTCCACAAAAATCTGCATTCAGTTACTCTCTGTGGCTTATGTAGGTGGTTTTATCAATGCtttgtcctttattctttccttcttttctttagttttctgtgGACCAAATCGAGTCAATCACTTCTTCTGTGATTTTGCTCCTTTAGTTAAACTTTCCTGTTCTGATAGTAGTATTCCCGCAGTTGTTCCCTCATTTTCTGCTGGATCCGTCATCGTGACCACAGTGTTTATCATAGTTGTTTCCTACACCTACATCCTCATCACCATCCTGAGGATGCGCTCTCCCGAGGGACGCCacaaagccttctccacctgcacCTCCCACCTCACTGCAGTCACTCTGTTCTATGGGACAATTACATTCATTTATGTGATGCCCAAATCCAGCTACTCAACTGACCAGAACAAGGTGGTGTCTGTGTTTTACATGGTGGTGATCCCCATGTTGAACCCTCTCATCTACAGTCTCAGGAATAATGAGATTAAGGATGCTCTCAAGAGAGGGCTtggtagaaaaatattttcttaatgaaaCATTTAATTTTGTTGGGTTTGCTATAATAATGTAACATGAACACAAGAAAAAACTGAATTCCTGTGTTcaaacctagttgaacattctgcttgaacattttcattactctgtaAGGGAGGATTTTgcagtataaaaaaataaatcagaggcTAGAGTGAGTTGCCTTAATGTGTTGAAATTTTTCATTAGGATAACAGAAACTACTTCCATGACAAAACACTTAAGCTGCTGAAAATCTTTTGAATGttgtattcaaatattttttcaaaaagtagTTCTCAGCCATAATTTAAGTTACTGTACCTTAATAGTGTGTGCATTTTCATCAGGAGCTTATCCTGAAATAAGGCTGATACCTGCAATTATGACAAGGTAAATTCTGTGGGTAAATGACAAAATGTAACACAGAGTAAAATTCCTGAAGGTTGTCTGCTTGTAGAAAGTTTATCTACTGATAATGAATTTTTGGACCATACAATTCAGACCtgtgtcttttttaattttttttaattttttattgcgattgttcacatacaactatccaaagatccaaagtgtacaataaattgcccatggtatcatcatacagctgtgcatgtatcaccaaaattaaatttttccaattttttgaacattttcattactccagaaaagaaataaagataaaaaaaggaagctcaactcctcccatacccccaaccaccccccttccattactgattcacagttttggtatagtacatttgttactgttgatgaaaggatgttaaatactactaactgtagtatatagttttcaataggtatatatattttttcctatatgcccctttattattaacttataattatagggccatacatttgttctagttcatgagagagatttctaatttttgtacagttaatcacggaccttgtccactacaagattcactgttttatgcattcccatcttttaaactccaactttccttctggtgacatacgtgactctgagcttaccctttcgaccaccttcacacaccattcagcactgttatcacaacgtgctaccatcacctttgtccatttccaaatgtttaagttcacctagTTGAACAtactgctcataataagcaactgcacCCAGTTCTTtaacctcgttctatatcctggtaactcatatttcatgtctatgagtttacatattataattagttcatatcagtgacaccctgcaatatttgtccatgtgtgtctgtctgatttcactcaatatagtgccctcaagatttcttcatcaacctattttttaagacagttttgttcatgcaCAATACATTCTGTTTTCAGTAAACAATtgctggttccctgtatagtcatgtatttatgtattcagcaccattgccatgatctatataagaacatctccatttcttccacaaagaagggagaagagtcaaagaaggtagagggacaaaagaaaaagaaaaaagaaagagagagagagaagaaaacatgatagctagaaagcaacaaaaggaaagatagcattaaaccaaagtaggttaaagagtcagacaacatcaccaaagccaggagtcccatacccttcccctagtaacctcccccccatatgcatttagcttttgtatattgcctttgttaatttaaaggaagcataataaaatgtttctattaattatagtttatAGTGTgcactgattatattttcccctcaatcccaccctgcttttaacatcttgcaaggttgacattcatttgttccacctcatgtaaaaacatatttgtaccttttattacaattgttgagcaccctaggtttcactgagttttgcagtcccagtctttacctttcatcttttgttctggtgtcccacatgctcctaaacttcctctttcaaccatactcacagtcatctttgttcagtgtacttacattgctgtgctactatctcccaaaattgttttccaaacctttcagacctgtcttttcctttctgtctgcagtgcttcctttagtgtttcctgtagagcaggtatcttgttcacaacctCTGTCATTGCctgcttgtcagaaaatattttaagctctccttcatatttgaaggaaagttttcccagatacaggattcttgattggtggtttttctcttttagtatcttaaatatatcaccccacttccttcttgcctccatggtttctattcagAAATCTGctcacagtcttatcaagcttcctttgtatgtgatggatcacttttctcttgctgctttcaggattctttcttcatgtttgacgtttgataatctgattattaagtgacttggtgtaggcctattcagatctattctatttggggtacgctgcacttcttggaaccataattttatgtctttcatgagagatggaaaattttcattgattatttcctctattattgcttctgccctttttcccttctcttctccttctgggacaccaatgacatgtacattcctgtatttcattttctccttaagttcccagagatgttgctcgtatttttctattcttttctctattggttttttgtgtgtaggctttcaggtgccttgttctctagttcctgggtgttttcttctgtttcgagatctgctgttgtaagtttcCATTGTGTCATTCATCTTGAGCTGTGCCTTTCagttccatagattctgccagttggtttttcaaaatttcgatttctaacttatgtacgcccagtgttttcattatatgcttcatctcttttgccatctcttccataaacttttttaattcatttagcattagttgtttcaattcctatatctcagctgaagtgttaagtttgttcctttgactgggccataacttcgtttttcttagtataggttgtagttttctgttgtctaggcatctggtttcattggttaccccagtcaggttttcccagaccggaATGgcctcaggtcttggaaggaggcaatagtatcacatctccctgaaggtgtgtcttaaaGGTTTGGAACACCCTGTGAGTCCTCAAGTCACTGTGGTCTtcagcccagcaggtggtgcctgtcagcctgtatctccagactggtataaggaggtgtggcccatggctgttttcccccaggctctggggtctggttctgagtggaaggtgggtagtagagtttggcaccaccttcttcctcttagggaagatacatcccctagagagaggtcatttacatttgagtagtctctctgcctgtgctatctccacccttgtctgggtcagagctctgggagctgaaaatggctgaggctttctccattgagctggaaaagggacagaaagcccacttCAGGGCCATCTGCGGCCACCCTTtgcctctccaaggtcagtcatcaccaaaagcctttgtctgcttgttggggattagTACTTGTATTGagcaatccacatttgttaattgaagccccagttggagctcagctgagctatatctgcttgctgggagagtgatGTTCTCCAACAGTTTGGGCAGTGGGGGGAGCGGGCTCCTGTCTCAGGTCCGCaatttctacttacagattttatgctgcaatcttgggcattcctcccaattcaggttggtgtatgatgagtggacagttatGTTCAGttatgtttgtcccccagcagttattccagattatttactagttgttcctggttgtttattggttgttccatggggacaaactagcttccactcctctctaagccaccatcttcttctgtccagGGCTGTGTTTTTAGACTCTGACTCTAATCTTGGATATAGGGGTTCCCAACAAAGAATAGGATGAGACCCACATTTATATTGTGAATTCTTTAGTTAGGTCAATAAGAGATGACTTTCTGTACAAGAATGAGTAGGTTTCTTGAATTCCTCATGAACTAAGTAGAGCAAAACAAGCAACAATTTCCAGGAGACTCCCGCTCATTGGATGACATTGAAAGAGTGAGTAACAATACTAGAGGAGACTTGTTCATGATCAGGCCTTTTGCTCAGGGAAGTTCAAAGGAATGGACTGTTTCTCCCCTGAAATTGTGATTTGTCTAAGATAGGCTCATCGACTGCCATACGTTGACACTACCAcattaattttttccattaaCCTCTTCTGTGTTTCAGATACAAACTGCATCCTTTTTTCACAAGCAAAAATATGTAGCATTATGGTATcaataatttcattcatttctttgttctttgattcactcaaaaattatattttctctaaTATTCCAGGCACTTTTCTAGGCAAATAGAAAAATGTGACAAACAGAGATGTGTGCCCTTATGACATTTATCTTCCAGCACGGGAGACAGATGATACCACTAAGAAGTAAGTGATAGAGAGCAGTAGGAGGTGGTAAGTGCAATGGCTAAAGAGAAAACAGGCTAGGGTGAGGGAGACTATGTACTAGGTACAGGGAATGGTCAGTGTGGGCTTCACTGAGTAAATAACATCTGAGCAAAGGATTGCAGGAGGTGAGGACACTTCATGTTGAGTATGGTGCTACTCGTGCACATTTGGGCTAGTCAAGTCTTTCACTCATATGAGTATAATTTACCTTTGAGGCTCTGTTCCAGCAATAAGAATTTGATAATTTTAACCAACTCCCATCATGAGCACAACTAAAAGAAATGTTGGAATATTAAACATATCTTAAAACCACTTTAGAGCTTACAGAACAAAAAGGAATTGCCTCACCAGAAAGTCTGAGAATCTAGAGAGCTGAGCACAGCACTTAAAAAATGATTTTCCCTTGAGGGATATGAGAAATCAGAAGAGTCAGCCACCAATCTGGGCCATGGATTTAGTGTTTGTTCAGGGAAAGGGTGTCAGAACCTAGGTAATGTCAGAACCTAGGTAATGTCCAGGTGAGAATTCTGAATAATATATCTCATGACACTCTCAGGACAAGGGTAAGACTCAATTAAGCAAGCCCTTTTACAGATTTGCACTGCTGGAGGTTTAGGAATCTCAAGCCTTCAACTTGGATTAAGGTAAAAAACACATGGTGCTTCAGGGTGACTAGAATAGGAAGAAAACCTGATGGAGGGACTTCCTCGTCCCAGGTCTTTAGTTTTCCTatgaaaaattattgaaatacaGTTACCATCACTCAGTGAATAATAATGACCAGCACAACAGGGAAAAATTAGACCAAAGAGGGGACCCAGTCGAAACAACTGTTGACCAAAACAGAACCAGTAAGATTTAAATATGGTAATTAACAAATAATAATCTTACtgtatttaaaggaataaaacacaattttaaataagTACTATTATAGAAAATCAGTAATAATAACCCATTATTGAGGGAAAATAGAGTTTcctaactgaaaatttccctgtGC
This genomic stretch from Choloepus didactylus isolate mChoDid1 chromosome 6, mChoDid1.pri, whole genome shotgun sequence harbors:
- the LOC119537648 gene encoding olfactory receptor 502-like, with protein sequence MDSLVDGNHTAVTGFILLGLTDDPKLRIILFVVILCIYLVTVSGNPTTIILIRISSQLHHPMYLFLSHLAFTDIGYSSSVTPNMLANFMVEKSTITYLGCAIQLGLVVFFGTSECFLLAAMAYDRFVAICNPLLYSTKMSTKICIQLLSVAYVGGFINALSFILSFFSLVFCGPNRVNHFFCDFAPLVKLSCSDSSIPAVVPSFSAGSVIVTTVFIIVVSYTYILITILRMRSPEGRHKAFSTCTSHLTAVTLFYGTITFIYVMPKSSYSTDQNKVVSVFYMVVIPMLNPLIYSLRNNEIKDALKRGLGRKIFS